A section of the Humulus lupulus chromosome 2, drHumLupu1.1, whole genome shotgun sequence genome encodes:
- the LOC133817806 gene encoding pentatricopeptide repeat-containing protein At5g38730, with protein MVGLIGPSGETQLILGACAIVLKGQWNNLFNPKVGFSLSSTTIHQVLMQLSLHGYGPSPTWAFYKWVESIPNSNYKHSLQCSWTMIHILTRHRQFKSAQELLEKIAQRDFLSSPSVLNALVSTHGDSDANSHVLSWLLIVYANMKMAQDAIQVFDHMRLHGLKPHLPACTVLLNSLVKDRLTNLVWKVYKKMIRIGVVPNIHIYNVLIHACCNSGDVEKAESLVSEMELKCIFPDLFTYNTLISLYCKRSMHYEALSVQHRMERTGVSPDIVTYNSLIYGFCREGRMREAVRLFREIKGATPNHITYTTLVDGYCRENDIEESLRLLEVMKAKGLYPGVVAYNSVLRMLCKEGKMRDANKLLVEMNERKVEPDNVTCNTLINAYCKIGDMKSAMKVKEKMLEAGLKLDQFTYKALIHGFCKMQDMENAKELLFSMLSAGFSPSYCTYSWIVDGFSNQENEDAIAKLPEEFTRRGLCVDLSLYRALIRRLCKRERLDCAENIYSSMQGQKVSGDSVIFTTLAYANLKAGKSSVVMVLLDEMYKRRLMITRNLYRSLNDSYASDHQILHIFWDHMVERGLLSKSLFKEMHHT; from the coding sequence ATGGTTGGCTTGATTGGTCCTAGTGGTGAGACACAGTTGATTCTGGGTGCTTGCGCCATTGTACTAAAGGGTCAGTGGAACAACCTCTTCAATCCCAAGGTCGGTTTTAGTCTCAGCTCAACAACTATCCACCAAGTACTTATGCAACTTTCACTCCATGGCTACGGTCCTTCTCCCACTTGGGCTTTTTACAAATGGGTTGAATCAATACCCAATTCAAATTACAAGCATTCCTTGCAGTGCTCATGGACCATGATTCACATTCTAACAAGGCACAGACAGTTCAAATCTGCACAAGAATTGCTTGAAAAGATTGCCCAGAGAGATTTCTTGTCTTCACCTTCAGTTTTGAATGCTTTGGTCAGCACCCATGGTGACTCAGATGCAAATTCTCATGTTTTGAGTTGGCTTCTGATAGTTTACGCGAATATGAAGATGGCCCAAGATGCAATTCAGGTTTTTGACCATATGAGGTTACATGGGCTTAAGCCGCATTTGCCAGCTTGCACTGTGCTTCTGAATTCTCTGGTCAAGGATAGGTTGACAAATTTGGTTTGGAAGGTTTACAAGAAGATGATTCGAATTGGGGTTGTTCCAAATATTCACATATACAATGTGCTGATTCACGCTTGTTGCAATTCTGGAGATGTAGAGAAGGCAGAGAGTTTAGTGAGTGAGATGGAGTTAAAGTGTATTTTTCCTGATCTTTTCACTTATAACACATTAATATCATTGTATTGCAAAAGGAGCATGCACTATGAAGCTTTGTCTGTTCAACATAGAATGGAGAGGACAGGAGTTAGTCCTGATATTGTGACTTATAATTCACTTATTTATGGATTTTGTAGAGAAGGTAGGATGAGAGAAGCTGTGAGGCTTTTCCGAGAAATCAAAGGTGCTACCCCTAATCATATAACATACACCACTTTAGTAGATGGatattgtagagagaatgacaTTGAAGAAAGTTTAAGACTGCTTGAGGTGATGAAGGCAAAAGGATTATACCCTGGAGTTGTTGCTTATAATTCGGTTCTTCGCATGCTGTGTAAAGAAGGCAAGATGAGGGATGCAAATAAACTTTTGGTTGAAATGAATGAAAGAAAAGTTGAGCCTGACAATGTCACATGTAATACTTTGATTAATGCTTATTGCAAGATAGGAGATATGAAGTCCGCAATGAAGGTGAAGGAGAAGATGTTGGAGGCTGGACTAAAGCTAGATCAGTTCACATACAAAGCACTGATTCACGGATTCTGCAAGATGCAGGATATGGAGAATGCTAAAGAACTCTTGTTCTCAATGCTCAGTGCCGGATTCTCCCCTAGTTATTGTACATATTCATGGATTGTAGATGGTTTCAGTAATCAAGAGAATGAAGATGCCATTGCAAAACTCCCAGAGGAATTCACTAGAAGAGGTCTATGTGTTGATCTTTCTTTATACAGAGCTCTAATTAGAAGGTTATGTAAAAGGGAAAGGCTTGATTGTGCTGAAAACATTTACAGTTCTATGCAAGGCCAAAAAGTTTCAGGAGACAGTGTCATATTCACCACTCTAGCTTATGCCAACCTGAAAGCAGGGAAGTCAAGTGTTGTTATGGTGTTGCTAGATGAAATGTATAAGAGGAGGTTGATGATAACACGCAACCTCTATAGAAGTTTGAACGATTCTTATGCTAGTGACCATCAAATCCTACATATATTCTGGGATCACATGGTTGAAAGAGGCCTTTTGTCAAAATCTCTTTTCAAGGAAATGCATCACACATAG